TACTTGGCCTGGTAGAATTCGCGGTATTCCTGATCATGCACCCTAACCAGGTTAGCTGCCTCCACCAGGTAATAGCGCAAGTACTTGTTGCCGGAGCGAACCCGCGGGGTATCCTGGGCCTTCCACTGGCCGGATTGGTGTTCGTTCCATACCAGACCGGCGTATTTAGCCAGAGCTTTCTGGTTTTTAAACCGGCTGATGTCGCCGATCTCGGCCAGAATGCCAGCCGCATAAACCGGGCCAACACCTTTGATGGAAGTTAAAGTCTGAGGGAAGGCCTCCAGATGCTGGGCAATCAGCTTATCCAACCTTTTCAACTCTGACTGCAGGGCCCGGATGACGCTGATACTGGTAGCCAGGCAGGCGTTAACAGGGTCAGCCAGGGACTTACTCAGGCGATAGGAAGAGCGTGCCGCTTTCTGCAGGGCTTTAGCCACCCCTTCAGCATCCACCAGGCGGTTTTTGCTCTTCTCCTGTAGAAAAGAAACCAGTTCCTCTAAAGGCATGGCAGCAATCTCGTCCGGGGAATAGAATTCCTCTACCACTGCCATGGCCGTAGCGCCGAAGGGATCGGAAAAGATCTTCTCCTGGCGCAGGGAACTGAATTTCAGGAAAAGATTGTTTAAGAAATACATCTTTTCCCGGGCAATCGTCTG
This region of Desulfofundulus salinus genomic DNA includes:
- a CDS encoding IS110 family transposase; this translates as MEATSNYGYHLTAFCQNSEKLAPFSPQIHVLNPRTVNNFKKSYNDLPKNDDIDAWVIADKLRFGRLPEEVFMDERFLALQRLTRTRFHLAQTIAREKMYFLNNLFLKFSSLRQEKIFSDPFGATAMAVVEEFYSPDEIAAMPLEELVSFLQEKSKNRLVDAEGVAKALQKAARSSYRLSKSLADPVNACLATSISVIRALQSELKRLDKLIAQHLEAFPQTLTSIKGVGPVYAAGILAEIGDISRFKNQKALAKYAGLVWNEHQSGQWKAQDTPRVRSGNKYLRYYLVEAANLVRVHDQEYREFYQAKYNEARTHKHKRALVLTARKLVRLVFALLRSNQLYTP